Genomic DNA from Pelosinus sp. UFO1:
ACATTACTATTTTAGTGTCAAGTTAAAGAATTAGGACGCTCCTTATTTTTCAAAAATTGATTACCGCACATATTTACTTAAGTAGCTAAAAAGAGAAAGAGACACTTAGACGATTTTTGTCTAAGTGTCTCTCTCAATTAAGATATTAAATATTTCTTGTGATAGTTAAATGACTGGTTAAAGTCATTCTAACGATTGCTGTAATAGATTTGACCATCTTTGTACAACGCCTGATTATCATCTGGACTAGGCCAGCTATGATTATGTCTATGCCAACCAAGTCTATAATTATGCCTATGATTATGTCTATCATTAAATCTAGTGTCAAATCTATTGCCATTGTTATACCTAGTATCATAGTGAGAACCGTTGTTATCTCTGGTATCATAACTAGCGCTAGTATTCCTGTTATCATACCTAGTATGATAGGTAACGTTGTTGTTATTCCGAGTATCGTATCGAGTGTCATAATGTGAGCCAGTATTATTTCTAGTATCATACCTGGTGTCATAGTTAGAATGACTAGTAACTACTGTTTGGTGATTAGGATTTGCTGATGCAAAGGTAGTCGCTGGAATTGCGGCTCCTGCTCCTGTTAATATAGCGGCACCTGCTAAAGCTGCAGCATAATGTTTATATTTACGACGGAGCATTTTTCTTTTCGATAATTTTCTTTCCATACATATCCTACCTCCTTTTTTTTTAGTTTTCCATAAAGTCACCTTGAGCATCCGTGGAAAATTAACCTATATAAGTTCAATTAAATTTTAATAGCAAAATTTTGAATCAGATCTTGGTTTCAACTTTAATAACTGCTGAAAATGCCTGCAAACTCCTCCATTACTTCCACTTTTGCATTGCATCATATAGGCTCTTTTTGTAAAGCCCTCTTAACTCTTTCCACTACTTCCTGCCAATCACCAAGCTTTCTTTGACGAAAAATTCTAATTGTCGGATACCAAGAACTATCCTCTCGATCCAATTGCCAACGCCAATCGGGATCAAATGGCAGAAGTAACCATGTTTTTTTTCCCATAGTCCCTGCTAAATGTGCCACAGCGGAATCAACAGTTATCACTAAATCAAGAGTTTCTATTAATCCTGCAGTTTCCATAAAATCAACAAGATCTCTTGAAAAATCAATTATATTGTATGGTGTTCCAATCAAATCTTCCGCTCTTAGTCCAACTTGTAAACTGACCCAACTAACTCGTGAAATACCAAATAATTTATGGAATACATCAAAAGGAATTGATCGTTTTGAATCGTTATGATGTCTAGGATTCCCAGCCCAAACCACTCCAACCCTGTACAACTTATCATTATCGATCTTTCTCAGAGCTTCACGCCAAGTTACCGAAGCTGTACGGCTAGCTGGTATATATGGAACAGTTTGAGGAATGGTTTCGTTGCAGGTATTAAAAATTACGGGTAGGCTAAGTAAGGAGCAGACATAATCATATTTCCCTTGCGGTAGACAATCGCCCGCATAAAGGGTCAAATTAGGATGCGCGGCCGCTAGCAAACGTTCCAATGGCTTTTGAACCCATAAAATTATTTTGGACGTCAATTTTTCTACCTTTTGCACATATCTAACAAATTGTATAGTATCTCCAAATCCATATTCCCAACATAGCAAAATACTGCGCCCAGTTAAATCTTCCCCAAGCCATTGCGGAATTTTCAGCTGCCGATATCTAGATCTTCTTCGTCGTGATTTTTCATATTTCCCCCACCCATTTGCAAATTCTCCACGTAGTAAATATAAATTTCCAAGGGAAAAATTTGCTTCAGTATAATCTGAACGTAATTCGACTGCTCTACAAAGTTGATCCTCTGCCTCGTCAAAACGTTTAATAAATCTCAAGAATGTTCCTAGATTATAATGCGCTTCTGGAGAATTGGGATTCAGTTCGATAGCTCTACGATATGCCCCTTCCGCTTCAACTAAGTGGCTATTTTCTTCTAAAGCAGTACCTAGGTTCGTGTAGATTATCGAATTATTGGGATTTAGTTCGACGGCTCTGAGAAAACATCCCTCCGCTTTCTGCAAATTACCAAGATCCATTAGGACTAGGCCTAAATTATTATAAGCATACGAATCATTAGAACTCAGTTCAATGGCTCGACAAAAACAAGCCTCTGCTTCAAGTAGTCGATTCGTATTTTTAAAAATCAAACCTAAGTTATTATAGGCCGGTGAATATTTGGGATTTAACTTTATAGCTGTACAAAAAGCCGTAACTGCGCTTTCCAAGTCCCCCTTCTTAATCAGCTTTATCCCTAAATTTAAATGCATTTCTGGTGTCATATACATTCTCCTTGCTACCTCTAAAAATAAATGCCAGATCCTGAACTATTTAGAAATTTGTTTTTATGTTCCCAAATCGTCTTACTCAATTACTGTAGATTTCGTTCCCCAAGTATACTCTATTTTTATTTAATTCTAATTATTTACTAACCTTTCTTTGTGTGATTATATCTTCAAAGATAGGATTCTTTTGAGTGAGATGTATAAATAGCGATTCTAAAACAATAAAGTAGAATAAAAAAAACATCCCATCAATTAAGGTGAGACGGCAACAATTCTAATTTTGTAAGTTTCATAACTTCAATTCAAACAGTAAGATTCTTTCCTATTTTTCAACGAAACTCAAAAAAAATTGCATTAACTACAATTAATGATGAATATGTCTAGAAGAGTTTTATGCTTAAAATGATAGTTTTTTGAGAGTGAGATAAAAGTGAGCAAAACAAAAAGGATTTAGCAAAAAGTGCTAAATCCTTGAATTTACTTTGGTGGAGATGAGCGGGATCGAACCGCTGACCTTCTGAATGCCATTCAGACGCGCTCCCAACTGCGCTACACCCCCATATTTCAGTTGTGTCAGCAGCAAAAATTTCCTGCCGACTGCACCTTATGGTAACATACGATAGACAAATTTTCAATATCTACCTAGTTGTGCGTTCAGGTACTTTTATAGTATATAACATAACAAGTAACCTTGCAAGTATATTTATGATTTTTTTGAGTATTCTTTAGTGACTTAGATACAAATAGTATACTCTTTAGTAACTTAATGGTAAATATATAAAAAGCAATGACAAGGCTATAAGACCCCACCATTGCTCTTATAAATACTAGAATTTATAAGTTACACCATAACCAATACCTTTAGAAGTCACATCATAATCAGCAGTACTACCACCATAGTTTACGTTATTAACTTTCATATTACGATAGTCAATATTGAAGTCTAGATTAGGAGCAATCTCTTGTGACACACCAATCTTCCAGTTAGTAATATCTGAAGCTACTGCAAAGGAAGCATAAGCAGTTGTTTTATCGGCGATCTTCGTACTACCAATTAATCCAAATTGCATTTTACTTTTATCTTCTGCTTGAAAACTAGCAGGACCACCAACAGTATAATCACCAGAAATGGACCCCTTTACCTTTAAAACCCCTGCATAAGCAGATACGTTTTTATCAATCTTATATAGTACATTAAACTCTTGCGTTTTTACTTCTACGTGTTCTTTGTCTCCATTACTAAAATTTTTGTCTTCTGTTTTAGCATTGAAGCCATTGTACTGGAGAGCAAACTTGCTACCTAAACCTGTTGTAATCCCCCAATCCAGCTTGGATTTTTTATCATAACTATTATTAATTCCTCCACCACTGACATCAATATCAGAACCTCTAAAACTTAAATCAATTGCAGTTTTACCCGCAGAGTAATCTGTTAGCGGTGCTGCGCTTACCCCACTACAGATCATAGTTGCTACAGCTGCTGCTGCAATCATTGCACTTTTCTTTATCATGTGAATTCCTCCAATTGTTATATTGAGAAATTTTCATAATTCATTTAAATTTCATAATACACAACTTGCAGTATTGCGTTTACTATTATTTAACTTAATTATAAGAACTTCCCATTTGTATATAATAAAGCATCTTAATGGCAATTTCTTCTACCAAAAGGTATATTTTTAATAAAAATTCAAACCTTTTTCAAAAAAATAACGAAAAGACCTAAAGGTTATTTATCTTTCGATCAAATTTATACGTTTTATCAAAATTTAGTATAGTCCATTC
This window encodes:
- a CDS encoding tetratricopeptide repeat protein produces the protein MTPEMHLNLGIKLIKKGDLESAVTAFCTAIKLNPKYSPAYNNLGLIFKNTNRLLEAEACFCRAIELSSNDSYAYNNLGLVLMDLGNLQKAEGCFLRAVELNPNNSIIYTNLGTALEENSHLVEAEGAYRRAIELNPNSPEAHYNLGTFLRFIKRFDEAEDQLCRAVELRSDYTEANFSLGNLYLLRGEFANGWGKYEKSRRRRSRYRQLKIPQWLGEDLTGRSILLCWEYGFGDTIQFVRYVQKVEKLTSKIILWVQKPLERLLAAAHPNLTLYAGDCLPQGKYDYVCSLLSLPVIFNTCNETIPQTVPYIPASRTASVTWREALRKIDNDKLYRVGVVWAGNPRHHNDSKRSIPFDVFHKLFGISRVSWVSLQVGLRAEDLIGTPYNIIDFSRDLVDFMETAGLIETLDLVITVDSAVAHLAGTMGKKTWLLLPFDPDWRWQLDREDSSWYPTIRIFRQRKLGDWQEVVERVKRALQKEPI